The following DNA comes from Kryptolebias marmoratus isolate JLee-2015 linkage group LG23, ASM164957v2, whole genome shotgun sequence.
AATTGTATGATCAAACCCCTGAATGCCACACCTGCAAAGCTGCTGCCTTAGCCTGTAATGATGCACGCTCCATTTCTGCCTTTATTCTGATGGATGAAGAGGTGGAAAAAACGCTACCTCTTTGTGATCCGTGTCTGCTGTGTCTCGTAGACCTTGATAATGCTGACCTACTGTCTTCAGGTGTCACCTGTTCATCACACGTTTCAGCAAGTTCAACCCGTTTTAAAACCTCTTTTATCCAATCCTCACATTTGCAGAAAAACGTATTGATTGTCTCCATCTTAGGATCAAACCAATTCCTTTGATCATCCAAAAAATCCTCCTCAGTCATGTACTGTCTTAAACCTGCATTTAAGTCCGAAAACTCCTGTTGCAGTTAACTGAAATCAACACAGAGGTTATTTTTAACCGCATCTGCATTTCCATCATCCTCCATTAACTGCTCAATTTTTCGTTTCATGGTAGTTAACTGGGATAATTTGTATCTACGAGCTTGGATTTGTTTGGTTATGCGCTCTTCTACAgccttttcagtcatttttactgtCCGTTTTCCAATATCCTGTTCATCCATATGAGCAAACGGTCCACACGTTGTTAAAGTCAAAAATCCACTACGCCTGTCGGCACTTAGCAATTAGCTCACAATTCGGCGATTGTAGCTAACAGCTATCCATAAACAGAAGCTAGTCTCACTTACAGCTTTCCGTTCTCCTTCCTTCCAGGCATGATTCTTGCTTCCAAAACATCCAATCCATCTGTTTAGAGTCCAGAATCCATGTGAAGCAGTCTTTTGACGAAAAAATTTATTTCCTTGTGGTGCGAAGCCTGTGCCCGACGCTCCCGTAATTCCCAACTTAGCTCTTTTCCGTAAAAAAAGTAGGTCTCCAGCGCGGCTTGTGTTTAAGTGTTtacttaaacaaaatgaaacaggtACAAAAAATGCAGACAAGCAAAATGACTAGTAAACTGAATAAGCTAAGTAAACGGAGGTCAAAAGACTGTTNATGAGGATGAGACATCAGAGATATGgtgaaataattacatgtgaaaaatactGTCTGGGCCACCTGTGGAAGGTTTACTGGAGAATGTTATAGCAGTAATAACcgttttctacagaagcattcttgtgtcagttcatctaaatcagtgttgtggaataactgaaagattttatataatgtataaagtcacagttagacttcataactggatatacaccagcaccaaacattatagtgtacattagctggcatttatTCTCTTAGAGAGAGACGTTTTGCACGCGAGGAGAAAATCTGAGGGCGAAAAAGAAGATTTGAGAGAAAGCAGAAATTTTAAGAGCaagctttaaaagttttgaaagcaagagataaaatcctgcttgcaaatcgaATATGCTCTCGACTTCTGTCAAGATTCTCCCTCCATATGGACATTATAAACCAAGTTTTGCTGCCCATACAAAAGGCCAAAATGCTCAACAAACTGAACTAGAAGTTGATGTGCAAATTGACAACAGTCCATGCATAGTGCTGGTGAGAGCAAGTAACACATTGCTACTGAAAACATTAGTTCTGGTACACATCATTAAGTACTTTCTGCAAAACAACACGCCCAGTATACAGCAGAAACTGTCTGAACTCAGTGGCTTTCCAGCTATCTACATCCCAAAAAGACCATGGTTTGTGTCATGTACAAGCAAAATCAGCCAGAACCCAAAACGCAGCCAAGACAAGTGTTCAGTACTCAAacgtttattaaaaataaaggagaAGAGGGGGGCTCCACAGGGTGTGGTCACACTGGTGAGTAAGGAATGGGGAAACCACAGGGGTTGGGAAGCCAGCTTGGGGAGGGTAGGGTGAATGGGTCGTTGGGGCCGCAGGGACCAGCAGATGACAGGGACAAAATCCACAAACCAGAGGCTTAGTCATTGAAACAATCCAGGGTCATGCACGGGAGCTTCTTAGGCAATGTAAATCCAATAGACAGAAAACTGGAGGCAGGGTCAGAGGCAGGCACGGTTCAGCAACAGGAGGTCAAAAAACCTTCTTACAGCAGGGGAAAAAGCCAAAATCGGTGGTCAAAAAACAGACAGGATCAGAAAACCAGGAGACTcttcagaacaacaaacaagGCTTGAAAGCTGTGACAGTGGCAACAGCCGATCTCGCACTGAGCTGGTGACGAGCAGCTGTTTAAATAGGGAGCAGCACAGTGCAGGGGAAGGTAATGAGTAATCAGCACAGTCAGGGTAGAGCTGAAGGGCTGAAATCATGACAGGTTTGTGTGCAAATTCCATAGGAACTACAGCCTTCAACATGTCCATCGACTTTGAAATGGTACTGATCTGAATGGGACCAAGACGAGTAGCACCAGAGCCAGATTTCCACAAGATTATCAGTTTTCTCATGACACCCAAACAGACTAAATGCATATAGTCTAAGAGGAATTTAGTCACCATACCCATCCCAAGAACATTCCAATGACAAGGACCTTTGTGGTGTTCATCATTTTCATCCACCATGACAAAATCTCTATCTTCTCTTAGCTCAGCATCAGTTTCAGGGAATGTCATTCTTCTTTCACAATGGACACCACTTTGTTTACACTTGTCACAACCGAAATAACCAGTATGACCCTTTACACATTTCACAAATGAACGTGCAGGTGTATCACAGATTACTGTGGAAATTTTCAATTGGTAACAATGACCAGCAAACACAATACCACTTCCAGAGAGAGCCAGCATTTCCAATATAAACTGCTCAAGGTATTTACCAGCATCAGCAGGTGTCTGTTTGCCACAAAACAAGCCTTCTGTGAAGGGGTCTTTATGGGGAAGCTGCTCAACTAGACCCAAGATTGGCCAGAATTGACCAGTGGCACTTTAGAATAATGGAAGCCCATCTATGTTTATCTGTAATGAAATCTTGTCAATGGAACTGAATAGACTATGGTACTGTTACATCTAAAGTTTATTAATAACACCATTTTCAACACCAAAGTGGTAGTATGAACCACCAGCAAAGTTTACGATTCTTGAAGTCTAGGTACAATCTATCTTTTTCTAGGTTCTTGGATCCCTAGATAGATCAGGATGTCCAGAATTTCCAAGAAGTTTCAAGAGACATCAGAGAgcaatatgttttgtttaaaatctgactGCCCAGTCAGCAAGATTATCACCAAGGCAATCTTCTTGTTCACCATCGGTATTTGAGGAAGAGGAATCTAGAGAGAAATCTGGGCAATGTGAACATCTGATTGAAAAGGTAATTCATAAGGATGATTGGCATTATGGTAAAAATGAACTGTGTCATGATCATCATCTGCACTGGACCAAAGTATTGGTACATTAACAGGAATATTCTCAGTTTCACATTCACTGATGATGCCATCATCATGGAAAGAATACGAACTTTCAAATAATTCACCAAGCATGGTAAAGCCTTTGTGCTGAAATGTAGGAGAATTTTCAACAAAATCTTCAGAATCATGACCATTCCCATCATCATCTAAAAAGTCCATTTTTTGTTTGGCAGCAAGACAAGCATGTCTCCAAAGGGTAGATCTGTGaagtgaataaatattttttgccaTCGTTAATGAGATATTAAGCAGAATGAGCGATATCCTAAAACTCTGcagaatgtattttaaattgaGCTAACAAAAGGCAcatcagacaaacagaaataattactgTCAAAGCATAATACTggaaaaatcacaaaaagagCAGTACACTTTCCACACAAAGTAGTGTAAAATATGGTTTGTgatcatttttcatttctgttaaactcattacagctcaataatgtgttttattaaaagggGTCTCACAaagatgcaaacatttaaagcttgtataaatgaCAAGGCGagacttggcaggattcagaacaAGCACActatgacaaagttttaagatgtttattgttaaCGGACCACGAGCTGGATCACGGTCTCTGAACTGGGCACTCATGGGACTGCCAGGAAGcaggaccagaacaggtaagtcctccgtgGGTTGATGTTCAGGTACAGACAGgagtgtctgaaaggggcttgGGCGAGAGAGAGAGTCCGAGTCCAGGCAAGGGGTCAATACCGGTGAATCCGAGAGCAGCaaccaaatccaaaaggggAAAATCCAAAAGGCGAAGTCCAGAGGTACGTGGCGAGATCAGTAACCAGGAAGCAGTCCGTAGAGGTGTCCAGAAAGGGGCAGGCAAGGCTCGTGGGTCGTTGGTCAGGCAAGGGCTGTGAAggtacgctggacatctacttggaatacaccgttcaataatctggcactgacacggcgaggcttggcagaactcagactcacaaccacacaacaaagttttaaggattttattgccagtaagctggaagcaggctcaaagtctttgatcgtctcactcacgtgatcgACTAGTgtcgggaccggaactggtaagtccactctAGCTTGGTTTTGTGatgcagaccggctggtctgaaaggggctgagacgNNNNNNNNNNNNNNNNNNNNNNNNNNNNNNNNNNNNNNNNNNNNNNNNNNNGAGGGAAAATCCAGgtccaggcgtgaggtcgttaccggtaggtcagagttccgaagccaaaaccagacagggagaatccaaaaggcGAGGTCCAGATGAGCGAAGCAAGGTCGGTAACGGGAGATCAGAATCCAGagcagtatcaggcagggagcaggcaagagacgatggtcatgaaacaggcaagggtcaagatcaggcatgaacaagagaagtacgctggacatttactggcggttaggctttcaataatctggcactgtgatctgggagctgtgggtatatATGGGtacaggaacaggtgagacagatgaagctgattgcgtgggcatggtaacatgggcgtggcttggactgTGGAGAGTTACGTGACTGTGGCAAGAggtgtggcaggaacagatggagctgtgacaggcACTGGGTAACTGTGGGCTGTGGGTATATATACTGAAGTAAACGGGTGAAGCGGATGACTGTGATTACGTGGGCATGACAACATGGGCGTGACTTGGAACTGGGAGTCTGTGGAAatttacttggctgtggcatgactagaagcAGGAGACATagcaggaacagatgaagctgtgacaataaatgctaaatggtaatgcagttcaaactgcagaatataaacaaactttgatatcactaaaatgatttgattgctgaaatgaggttacacttagcttatgataaaacaaagaacagttgtgtaagGGGGTGAGGAAGGCTGAAGGTTCCAgggcatcatgatatgataagctgctgcagctgattgtgtgcaaaaaaaaacctggtctTGGGTGCaatttatagtataaaaagaagtggaagggGGTATTACTTGAGACACAACTAGGAACGGGTtactgtttcttcttgttggtgagttgttgtctccattcagctgactctttaaataaatgtatgattggtaatcaaacctctggtctggaactcagtttgtgtgtccgtcttttctgcaacatcaaagatccagtgagagaaactaagtggtgaGTTAAGATTCCTTTGAAAGGAGTGAGTACTAAAAACGTGGTTTTCTCAACAGTAGCTACCAGCAACAAACAGTAATTAAAGTGGATCAGACTGGGGTTGGAGCTACAATATTTCAAGATTAACTAGTTATGTGAACCACTCTAGAAATAACTACTGTCCAGGAATAACACTGCAGCTGaaccaaaatgctgctgcatgtgttctcactaagaccagaaaaatagagcacatcaccctggttttaaagtccctacactggctccctgtagcgcagagaatagactttaaaatacttctattagtttaaaaatcgctgaacggtctagcaccacaatacattaaagacttactaTCGATGTATCAACCCTCCaaaacactcaggtcttctggttctagtctactttgtatccccagaaccagaaccaaacatggagaagcagctttcagtttctatgcaccatcaatctggaacaaactcccggaaaactgcaaaacagccgtaacactaaattcctttaaatcaaggctgaaaagtcacctgtttagagctatGATAATAATATGATAATATTATGATGTTGACAcactttttgcagctttaactcttctgggaaggctttccatgTCATggatttcagtatttttgagtttatttgcattaggttcattgttttgtgtttctgtaattctgttttatctcttgtttgttctgcattcttttaagttcttgtgtagttttatttcctgtgtcACTTTTCACTTGCCCTCAGCTATGTAATTCTCCGGTCTGCCTGCCATGCCTTGTCATCTCCCAGCTGTAACTCATTTTTCACTCACCCTCAGTTCTCTTTTCAATAattccttgctggttcattcctttccATCCGTTCATTGTTCCTGGTTTcccatgtctctgtgtttttgtccacaccACGTTTATGCTCCTTATGTTTTTGCTACTCATCTTTTGtaataagtttttatttcattttgttgctgccacatcagctctttgttttcttttgttaataaattagttttattttagtctgccatgagtctgcgtattgggttcgcctcCCTCAATCCTAACATTCCACAAGGTTTACAagtgtgtttatgggaatttttgaccatactggaccaggggtggaaattggcacccgccaccggccaaatgcgggtaaatatttgaagtggcgtgtGAATTAGATCAACACACAAGCCACTGTAGCGGGTTGGCAAAtggaacagaaaaggtgttatttgtcctcttgacatataNggacaaacataaaaatgttaatctCAGACCAAGTTccatacaaaagaaaataaattatacatgTAACCATCACAAAACTTAGTTTAGGCTCTTACAGTACATTTATatgaacatttaaatacatatacACAGAATAAttaattcatgagttattaagcatgaaCAAACATTGAGTATGTTAGTTTTGGAAGTAATTAACCTTTTTGGGTAAAgtattaataaatgtgttaatttataggatattaagtatgaatcattcttaattaataatgttttcaaggttaattaatcatttattatttattaaataaggctaaataaatagataaggtgtagttaataaaaatgctaccaaatttgtttttgttttgtttttttacaagtatatcagggctctcaagttttgatctgagcttggagtgagattttgagctgctagaagtggttagatgacgtcatcacctaatttgcatatttggtgatgttGATTAGGCTGTAGGAGGGAGGAATATCAacggtggcaagacaaaaaaaatgagtaaaaaacactcaaaatatgtttagaactacaaattaactttatgaaataattttataactttattgctttgcctgatcccacactacataaattaatttcttagaatatcaaattgaaccaaaactccaccagccgccactgagTGTTATAATTGTAACTTCGCATTGCTGGCATTTGCTGATATGTATATATGTCCCTCATTGCCATCAGCAAATGTTGGCGTAAAGCAAGTGAGGCAGCAGAAATGTTCCAACAGGAACCGTCTTACAGAATGAATCAAGAGTTGGACCGCTCTCTTTGGTTCCTggatttctgatttttaaagctCGTGACAAACTGAACGGACTTGTCAGGGTCACGCGGAATCAATGTGACGTTTATACTATGTAGTGACACGGTTACCAGGCAACGCATCTCCGGCTCCTATATAGGACTGTCCGCCTGCTTCTCCTGACAGCAGGACGCACGAGACCAGGCTGAGCGCGCGGACAGCTTTCAGCGTTCTGACGCACGCAAGCGCGCTATGGACTAAAGTGCTGGAGAGAAAGAGCAGAGCGCGTACACTCCAGATTCTGCTTGTGTCTCAGACTTGGTTTAATTcaatcttcttgtttttcttttggactGAGTTTAGGGGGAAAACGCTTGTGCAGTCatgaagtttgtgtttctgtcggTTTTAATGACTCTTATCTCCATCACTCAAGTTTACTGTGATGAAAACGAGCCAAAGGAAGGAACCGAGTTCTGGACCAGCAGGAATCAGATCCAGGTCCCTGTGGTGAGATTTGATTCTTATTTACACTGTCTGAAACAAGTAGTAAGAATTTATTTAATCCTAGAACCAATACTTAATCATAGTCaaatcaaattcagaataatatttaaaatataagtaAACTGGggtggtttttgtgtttctctagTTAATGATATATATTGTGAAGCagactatttttatttcacataactccttatttttattctgtttttgcagATTTGTCAGTATTTGGAGAACAACAAATTGGTTAGACTTACAAATCCAAATAAATGCTTAAACACTGCTTAAACGCAGTAACTTTTGGCTTTATGTTTGCTcggtttattcattttttaaaatcacttttttggcACTGAATCCTGAAAACACCTCTTAGAGTCAGTTGTGTTGAAGCTCttgaacagaaactaaaattcTTTCAGAGCTCAGAAAGTGGAATCACGCAGCTGAATAAGAGTCTGGTCCTGTCTGACATTGTGAACTGGAGATAAGCCAAACTGCACATCCCTTCAGCATCACTGTAGGCTGGGGGGCATTCTGCAGCTCAATCAGCCTGTAATAAATCATTACAACTTAGTGCGGGCACCATTACTGGGCCCTTGCCTCACATCTCAGCAGACTAATGCATACTGAAAAATTATATCCTCAGATGGATCATTATGAAGAAGGCTTttaggaaatgaaaatgttttagatgACCAATGGGTTGGTATGTAGCTTTTAGAAGTAAAGAGCTGTTTTCTTTGCAAAGCTTGTTTCCTGGTAAGTGACTCTTTACCTGAACATTACCTCTTTAGGATGACTGGCTCTCCAGTAATCCATTCAGAGAAATCCTGCTGAGGATGACAAGGAAGCCTCGGCCACATCAGTTCATTGGTCTAATGGGGAAACGTTCTATGGGTGAGAACTTAATGCTGTAAGCTGTGGTTCTTGTTCTGTTGATGTCTTGTTGTAATGATGATGTAAACACTTCTCACTTTGTCCtcccacagcaaacacacagatcACCCGCAAAAGTGAGTTTCattctgttgtttgtctttgctttgCCTTAAACTCAGATATTATCTTTACTCAGTCTTGTTTCCATGCTGTCATCCACACTGAGTCACTCAAAGGAAATTATCCATATCATTATccttccttcaaaaaaaaagcct
Coding sequences within:
- the tac1 gene encoding protachykinin-1, which encodes MKFVFLSVLMTLISITQVYCDENEPKEGTEFWTSRNQIQVPVDDWLSSNPFREILLRMTRKPRPHQFIGLMGKRSMANTQITRKRHKVNSFVGLMGKRSQKEPESYEWSTIQTYEKRR